The Flexivirga aerilata sequence CCCGAGGACCTGGTCGCGATGACCAAGGACTCCGGGCTGCGCGGCCGCGGCGGCGCCGGCTTCCCGACCGGCATGAAGTGGTCGTTCCTGCCTCCGCCCGACGGCGGCCCTCGCTACCTGGTGGTCAACGCCGACGAGTCCGAGCCGGGCACCTGCAAGGACATCCCGCTGATGATGGCGGCGCCGCACTTCCTCATCGAGGGTGTCGCGATCACGTCATACGCCATCGGCTGCCACCACGCGTTCATCTACCTGCGCGGCGAGACCGTGCACGTCTACCGCCGGCTGCTGCGCGCGGTCGAGGAGGCGTATGCCGCGGGTCACCTCGGCAAGAACATCCACGGCAGCGGCTTCGACCTCGAGGTCACCGTGCACGCCGGCGCCGGCGCCTACATCTGCGGCGAGGAGACCGCGCTGCTCGACAGCCTGGAGGGCCGTCGCGGCCAGCCGCGCCTGAAGCCGCCGTTCCCGGCGGTCGCCGGTCTCTACGCGCGACCCACCGTGGTGAACAACGTTGAGTCGATCGCCTCCGTGCCGCCGATCGTGCTGCACGGCCAGGACTGGTTCGGCGACATGGGCACCGAGAAGTCCAAGGGCTTCGGCATCTTCAGCCTGTCCGGTCACGTGACCCGCCCGGGCCAGTACGAAGCGCCGCTCGGCATCACGCTGCGCGAGCTGCTCGACATGGCGGGCGGCATCCGGAGCGGCCACCGGCTGAAGTTCTGGACGCCCGGCGGCTCGTCGACGCCGATCTTCACCGACGAGCACCTCGACGTGCCGCTCGACTTCGAGTCGGTGGCCGCGGCCGGGTCGATGCTCGGCACCCGCGCGCTGCAGATCTTCGACGAGACCGTCTCGGTCGTGCGCGCGGTCAGCCGGTGGATCGAGTTCTACGCCCACGAGTCGTGCGGCAAGTGCACCCCGTGCCGGGAGGGCACGTTCTGGCTGAAGCAGATCCTGGTGCGCCTGGAGCACGGCAAGGGCACCCAGGAAGACATCGACAAGCTGGTCGACATCTGCGACAACATCCTGGGCCGCAGCTTCTGCGCGCTCGGCGACGGCGCGACCAGCCCGGTGACCTCCGCCGTGCAGTACTTCCGCGAAGAGTTCGAGACCGGCATGCACACCCCGTGGTGGGAGGCGTTCCCGCCGGAACGCTCGGTGCTCTTCGATGCTTCGACCGCTAAGGAGACCGCGTCCGTATGACGACAGTCACGCAGGCTTCCGCCGGCGGCGCCACCCCGCCGCCCCCGCCCGAGCAGGTCACCCTGACCGTCGACGGCGTGCAGGTGAGCGTGCCCAAGGGCACGCTGGTGATCCGGGCCGCCGAGGAGATCGGCGTGCAGATCCCGCGCTTCTGCGACCACCCGCTGCTCGACCCGATCGGCGCCTGTCGCCAGTGCCTGGTCGACGTCGCGACCCCGGGCCCGGACGGTTCGATGCGTCCGATGCCCAAGCCGCAGGCGTCGTGCACCATCGAGGCGACCGAGGGCATGCAGGTGCAGACCCAGGCCACCTCGAAGGTCGCCGACAAGGCGCAGCAGGGCGTGATGGAGCTGCTGCTCATCAACCACCCGCTGGACTGCCCGGTGTGCGACAAGGGCGGTGAGTGCCCGCTGCAGAACCAGGCGATGAGCAACGGCCGCCCGATGACCCGCTTCGACGACGTCAAGCGCACCTACCCCAAGCCGATCAACATCTCCAGCCAGGTGCTGCTGGACCGCGAACGCTGCGTCCTCTGCGCCCGCTGCACCCGCTTCTCCGAGCAGATCGCCGGCGACCCGTTCATCGCGCTCATCGAGCGCGGTGCGCTGCAGCAGGTCGGCATCTACGAGGAGCAGCCCTTCAAGTCCTACTTCTCCGG is a genomic window containing:
- the nuoF gene encoding NADH-quinone oxidoreductase subunit NuoF; translated protein: MATTLTPILTKFWDAPQSWTLDTYVDNEGYKALDKALAMKPEDLVAMTKDSGLRGRGGAGFPTGMKWSFLPPPDGGPRYLVVNADESEPGTCKDIPLMMAAPHFLIEGVAITSYAIGCHHAFIYLRGETVHVYRRLLRAVEEAYAAGHLGKNIHGSGFDLEVTVHAGAGAYICGEETALLDSLEGRRGQPRLKPPFPAVAGLYARPTVVNNVESIASVPPIVLHGQDWFGDMGTEKSKGFGIFSLSGHVTRPGQYEAPLGITLRELLDMAGGIRSGHRLKFWTPGGSSTPIFTDEHLDVPLDFESVAAAGSMLGTRALQIFDETVSVVRAVSRWIEFYAHESCGKCTPCREGTFWLKQILVRLEHGKGTQEDIDKLVDICDNILGRSFCALGDGATSPVTSAVQYFREEFETGMHTPWWEAFPPERSVLFDASTAKETASV